In Macadamia integrifolia cultivar HAES 741 unplaced genomic scaffold, SCU_Mint_v3 scaffold3211, whole genome shotgun sequence, the following proteins share a genomic window:
- the LOC122067908 gene encoding probable transcription factor At5g61620 isoform X1: MGMTKESSRKCSHCGNNGHNSRTCNEKVGMKLFGVRILRKEDEILKKSLSMDNLRTCTVDQGSSDPGYLSDGPVHTRRTTSTHERKRGVPWTEEEHRTFLAGLEKLGKGDWRGISKNFVTTRTPTQVASHAQKYFLRQALSNKKKRRSSLFDVAIQNVGPASQTAHASPLARTNEASEQMLQAGVSAQITAKVAGLGLESPPISPISATSGAPNLNRIPYTVQARFDGMRLNYPPVKIFPTVSYIPVMNYPNQGYTYRPKVHNNLAPCALIPSQLPVNPLPQLPQCVSQTDPGASTAVNTDLGLSVTPTQPPDRDKLSSQPSNFGGAISVV, encoded by the exons ATGGGAATGACGAAGGAATCAAGTAGGAAGTGTTCACACTGTGGGAACAATGGACATAATTCAAGGACATGCAATGAGAAGGTTGGGATGAAGCTTTTTGGTGTAAGGATTTTGagaaaagaggatgaaattctgaagAAGAGCTTGAGTATGGATAATTTGAGGACATGCACGGTTGATCAGGGCTCCTCTGATCCTGGGTATCTATCAGATGGACCTGTTCATACAAGAAGAACCACCAGCACACATGAAAGGAAAAGGG GGGTGCCATGGACAGAAGAAGAACACCGAACTTTCCTAGCGGGATTAGAGAAACTTGGGAAAGGTGACTGGAGAGGAATTTCAAAGAACTTTGTGACCACCAGAACACCAACCCAAGTTGCCAGCCATGCTCAGAAATATTTTCTCAGGCAGGCTTTATCCAATAAGAAGAAGCGTCGATCAAGCCTTTTCGATGTGGCCATTCAAAACGTA GGGCCAGCTTCACAAACTGCACATGCTTCGCCCCTTGCAAGAACCAATGAAGCCTCAGAGCAG ATGCTTCAGGCAGGTGTGTCAGCTCAAATTACAGCCAAAGTAGCTGGTCTAGGATTGGAATCTCCACCAATCAGCCCCATATCCGCAACTTCTGGTGCTCCCAATCTCAACAGGATCCCATATACGGTACAA GCGCGATTTGACGGCATGAGACTGAACTATCCACCAGTTAAAATCTTTCCAACAGTATCTTACATCCCAGTGATGAATTATCCCAACCAAGGCTACACATACCGACCTAAAGTACACAACAACCTCGCTCCATGTGCACTCATTCCATCACAGTTGCCCGTCAATCCATTACCTCAACTCCCACAATGTGTATCTCAGACAGATCCTGGGGCTTCAACAGCAGTGAACACTGATCTAGGTTTGAGTGTCACACCAACTCAACCGCCTGACCGAGACAAGTTGTCGTCTCAGCCATCCAATTTCGGTGGGGCTATTAGTGTTGTCTGA
- the LOC122067907 gene encoding omega-hydroxypalmitate O-feruloyl transferase-like produces MEASHGSGEAVFRITKSKPVLVSPTMNTYDGLYYLSPVDEFLIPTAMNMLLRFERDDDDHGMRRTEINICETIKQALAKVLVHYYPFAGRVVMGPDGNIMVKCTGEGVSFVEAVANCELCEFGDFTIPDPPKHRQLVHAWNEYPKNPLDKPPLVVQVTRFQCGGFVVGLLVNHCMCDGASMREFMKSWGEIARGLPLSVVPFLDRSILKPKPKQPFKIEDNPEIISPVVPLNEQSVFKSFCFDLQKLMQLKKIAAMEDETIKGTTTATDFQLIMAFIWRARTKALKMNPSDQSKLFIVLDGRHRFGPSFPKGYFGNALFLAHCECSAGELIERPLWFAVDLMKRALELNFIQSLDDYLENVQSCLDTVKASTTELLLDTAFIGNKWSTFLSNDIDFGCGVLTQIGAPIPQKDLVLVNSHIKGSKNKILTLGLTPSNMKAFEEIMQSEMRIQASI; encoded by the exons ATGGAAGCTTCACATGGAAGTGGAGAAGCAGTATTTAGAATAACAAAGTCTAAGCCAGTTCTTGTCTCTCCCACAATGAATACTTATGATGGGCTCTATTATTTATCGCCTGTAGATGAGTTCTTGATTCCTACTGCTATGAATATGTTACTTCGCTTCGAGAGGGATGATGATGATCATGGGATGAGAAGGACAGAGATTAATATCTGTGAAACAATCAAACAAGCCTTGGCTAAGGTTCTAGTTCATTACTATCCATTTGCAGGGAGAGTTGTAATGGGTCCAGATGGGAACATTATGGTGAAATGCACAGGAGAAGGTGTATCATTTGTTGAAGCAGTTGCTAATTGTGAGCTTTGTGAGTTTGGCGATTTTACAATCCCTGATCCCCCAAAACACAGACAACTTGTTCATGCTTGGAATGAATATCCAAAGAACCCTTTGGATAAACCACCACTTGTGGTGCAG GTGACAAGGTTCCAGTGTGGAGGCTTTGTTGTTGGATTACTAGTGAACCATTGCATGTGCGATGGAGCATCAATGAGAGAATTTATGAAGTCATGGGGTGAAATTGCAAGAGGCTTACCCTTAAGTGTTGTTCCATTTTTAGATAGATCTATACTGAAGCCAAAACCAAAACAACCCTTTAAAATTGAAGACAACCCTGAAATTATTTCTCCAGTTGTACCACTGAATGAACAATCtgtattcaaatccttctgttTTGACCTCCAAAAATTGATGCAACTGAAGAAGATAGCTGCTATGGAGGATGAAACCATAAAGGGTACTACTACTGCTACAGATTTCCAATTGATCATGGCATTTATATGGCGAGCACGAACCAAGGCCCTTAAAATGAACCCTTCTGATCAATCGAAGCTATTTATCGTTTTAGATGGACGGCATCGATTTGGTCCATCATTTCCAAAAGGGTATTTCGGCAATGCCCTGTTTCTTGCACATTGTGAATGTAGTGCAGGAGAACTAATAGAAAGGCCACTGTGGTTTGCAGTTGATTTGATGAAAAGGGCACTTGAATTGAACTTCATTCAATCACTTGATGACTACTTGGAAAACGTTCAATCATGCCTAGACACTGTAAAAGCATCAACTACAGAACTACTACTGGATACAGCATTTATTGGCAACAAATGGTCTACATTTCTGTCCAATGATATTGATTTTGGTTGTGGAGTTCTCACGCAAATTGGAGCTCCAATTCCACAAAAGGACCTTGTTTTGGTCAATAGCCACATAAAGGGTAGTAAGAACAAGATCCTAACATTGGGTCTGACTCCTTCCAACATGAAAGCCTTTGAAGAGATCATGCAATCAGAGATGAGAATTCAAGCATCTATCTAA
- the LOC122067908 gene encoding probable transcription factor At5g61620 isoform X5, with the protein MGMTKESSRKCSHCGNNGHNSRTCNEKVGMKLFGVRILRKEDEILKKSLSMDNLRTCTVDQGSSDPGYLSDGPVHTRRTTSTHERKRGVPWTEEEHRTFLAGLEKLGKGDWRGISKNFVTTRTPTQVASHAQKYFLRQALSNKKKRRSSLFDVAIQNGPASQTAHASPLARTNEASEQAGVSAQITAKVAGLGLESPPISPISATSGAPNLNRIPYTVQARFDGMRLNYPPVKIFPTVSYIPVMNYPNQGYTYRPKVHNNLAPCALIPSQLPVNPLPQLPQCVSQTDPGASTAVNTDLGLSVTPTQPPDRDKLSSQPSNFGGAISVV; encoded by the exons ATGGGAATGACGAAGGAATCAAGTAGGAAGTGTTCACACTGTGGGAACAATGGACATAATTCAAGGACATGCAATGAGAAGGTTGGGATGAAGCTTTTTGGTGTAAGGATTTTGagaaaagaggatgaaattctgaagAAGAGCTTGAGTATGGATAATTTGAGGACATGCACGGTTGATCAGGGCTCCTCTGATCCTGGGTATCTATCAGATGGACCTGTTCATACAAGAAGAACCACCAGCACACATGAAAGGAAAAGGG GGGTGCCATGGACAGAAGAAGAACACCGAACTTTCCTAGCGGGATTAGAGAAACTTGGGAAAGGTGACTGGAGAGGAATTTCAAAGAACTTTGTGACCACCAGAACACCAACCCAAGTTGCCAGCCATGCTCAGAAATATTTTCTCAGGCAGGCTTTATCCAATAAGAAGAAGCGTCGATCAAGCCTTTTCGATGTGGCCATTCAAAAC GGGCCAGCTTCACAAACTGCACATGCTTCGCCCCTTGCAAGAACCAATGAAGCCTCAGAGCAG GCAGGTGTGTCAGCTCAAATTACAGCCAAAGTAGCTGGTCTAGGATTGGAATCTCCACCAATCAGCCCCATATCCGCAACTTCTGGTGCTCCCAATCTCAACAGGATCCCATATACGGTACAA GCGCGATTTGACGGCATGAGACTGAACTATCCACCAGTTAAAATCTTTCCAACAGTATCTTACATCCCAGTGATGAATTATCCCAACCAAGGCTACACATACCGACCTAAAGTACACAACAACCTCGCTCCATGTGCACTCATTCCATCACAGTTGCCCGTCAATCCATTACCTCAACTCCCACAATGTGTATCTCAGACAGATCCTGGGGCTTCAACAGCAGTGAACACTGATCTAGGTTTGAGTGTCACACCAACTCAACCGCCTGACCGAGACAAGTTGTCGTCTCAGCCATCCAATTTCGGTGGGGCTATTAGTGTTGTCTGA
- the LOC122067908 gene encoding probable transcription factor At5g61620 isoform X2, protein MGMTKESSRKCSHCGNNGHNSRTCNEKVGMKLFGVRILRKEDEILKKSLSMDNLRTCTVDQGSSDPGYLSDGPVHTRRTTSTHERKRGVPWTEEEHRTFLAGLEKLGKGDWRGISKNFVTTRTPTQVASHAQKYFLRQALSNKKKRRSSLFDVAIQNGPASQTAHASPLARTNEASEQMLQAGVSAQITAKVAGLGLESPPISPISATSGAPNLNRIPYTVQARFDGMRLNYPPVKIFPTVSYIPVMNYPNQGYTYRPKVHNNLAPCALIPSQLPVNPLPQLPQCVSQTDPGASTAVNTDLGLSVTPTQPPDRDKLSSQPSNFGGAISVV, encoded by the exons ATGGGAATGACGAAGGAATCAAGTAGGAAGTGTTCACACTGTGGGAACAATGGACATAATTCAAGGACATGCAATGAGAAGGTTGGGATGAAGCTTTTTGGTGTAAGGATTTTGagaaaagaggatgaaattctgaagAAGAGCTTGAGTATGGATAATTTGAGGACATGCACGGTTGATCAGGGCTCCTCTGATCCTGGGTATCTATCAGATGGACCTGTTCATACAAGAAGAACCACCAGCACACATGAAAGGAAAAGGG GGGTGCCATGGACAGAAGAAGAACACCGAACTTTCCTAGCGGGATTAGAGAAACTTGGGAAAGGTGACTGGAGAGGAATTTCAAAGAACTTTGTGACCACCAGAACACCAACCCAAGTTGCCAGCCATGCTCAGAAATATTTTCTCAGGCAGGCTTTATCCAATAAGAAGAAGCGTCGATCAAGCCTTTTCGATGTGGCCATTCAAAAC GGGCCAGCTTCACAAACTGCACATGCTTCGCCCCTTGCAAGAACCAATGAAGCCTCAGAGCAG ATGCTTCAGGCAGGTGTGTCAGCTCAAATTACAGCCAAAGTAGCTGGTCTAGGATTGGAATCTCCACCAATCAGCCCCATATCCGCAACTTCTGGTGCTCCCAATCTCAACAGGATCCCATATACGGTACAA GCGCGATTTGACGGCATGAGACTGAACTATCCACCAGTTAAAATCTTTCCAACAGTATCTTACATCCCAGTGATGAATTATCCCAACCAAGGCTACACATACCGACCTAAAGTACACAACAACCTCGCTCCATGTGCACTCATTCCATCACAGTTGCCCGTCAATCCATTACCTCAACTCCCACAATGTGTATCTCAGACAGATCCTGGGGCTTCAACAGCAGTGAACACTGATCTAGGTTTGAGTGTCACACCAACTCAACCGCCTGACCGAGACAAGTTGTCGTCTCAGCCATCCAATTTCGGTGGGGCTATTAGTGTTGTCTGA
- the LOC122067908 gene encoding probable transcription factor At5g61620 isoform X4, translated as MGMTKESSRKCSHCGNNGHNSRTCNEKVGMKLFGVRILRKEDEILKKSLSMDNLRTCTVDQGSSDPGYLSDGPVHTRRTTSTHERKRGVPWTEEEHRTFLAGLEKLGKGDWRGISKNFVTTRTPTQVASHAQKYFLRQALSNKKKRRSSLFDVAIQNVGPASQTAHASPLARTNEASEQAGVSAQITAKVAGLGLESPPISPISATSGAPNLNRIPYTVQARFDGMRLNYPPVKIFPTVSYIPVMNYPNQGYTYRPKVHNNLAPCALIPSQLPVNPLPQLPQCVSQTDPGASTAVNTDLGLSVTPTQPPDRDKLSSQPSNFGGAISVV; from the exons ATGGGAATGACGAAGGAATCAAGTAGGAAGTGTTCACACTGTGGGAACAATGGACATAATTCAAGGACATGCAATGAGAAGGTTGGGATGAAGCTTTTTGGTGTAAGGATTTTGagaaaagaggatgaaattctgaagAAGAGCTTGAGTATGGATAATTTGAGGACATGCACGGTTGATCAGGGCTCCTCTGATCCTGGGTATCTATCAGATGGACCTGTTCATACAAGAAGAACCACCAGCACACATGAAAGGAAAAGGG GGGTGCCATGGACAGAAGAAGAACACCGAACTTTCCTAGCGGGATTAGAGAAACTTGGGAAAGGTGACTGGAGAGGAATTTCAAAGAACTTTGTGACCACCAGAACACCAACCCAAGTTGCCAGCCATGCTCAGAAATATTTTCTCAGGCAGGCTTTATCCAATAAGAAGAAGCGTCGATCAAGCCTTTTCGATGTGGCCATTCAAAACGTA GGGCCAGCTTCACAAACTGCACATGCTTCGCCCCTTGCAAGAACCAATGAAGCCTCAGAGCAG GCAGGTGTGTCAGCTCAAATTACAGCCAAAGTAGCTGGTCTAGGATTGGAATCTCCACCAATCAGCCCCATATCCGCAACTTCTGGTGCTCCCAATCTCAACAGGATCCCATATACGGTACAA GCGCGATTTGACGGCATGAGACTGAACTATCCACCAGTTAAAATCTTTCCAACAGTATCTTACATCCCAGTGATGAATTATCCCAACCAAGGCTACACATACCGACCTAAAGTACACAACAACCTCGCTCCATGTGCACTCATTCCATCACAGTTGCCCGTCAATCCATTACCTCAACTCCCACAATGTGTATCTCAGACAGATCCTGGGGCTTCAACAGCAGTGAACACTGATCTAGGTTTGAGTGTCACACCAACTCAACCGCCTGACCGAGACAAGTTGTCGTCTCAGCCATCCAATTTCGGTGGGGCTATTAGTGTTGTCTGA
- the LOC122067908 gene encoding probable transcription factor At5g61620 isoform X3 has product MGMTKESSRKCSHCGNNGHNSRTCNEKVGMKLFGVRILRKEDEILKKSLSMDNLRTCTVDQGSSDPGYLSDGPVHTRRTTSTHERKRGVPWTEEEHRTFLAGLEKLGKGDWRGISKNFVTTRTPTQVASHAQKYFLRQALSNKKKRRSSLFDVAIQNVGPASQTAHASPLARTNEASEQMLQAGVSAQITAKVAGLGLESPPISPISATSGAPNLNRIPYTARFDGMRLNYPPVKIFPTVSYIPVMNYPNQGYTYRPKVHNNLAPCALIPSQLPVNPLPQLPQCVSQTDPGASTAVNTDLGLSVTPTQPPDRDKLSSQPSNFGGAISVV; this is encoded by the exons ATGGGAATGACGAAGGAATCAAGTAGGAAGTGTTCACACTGTGGGAACAATGGACATAATTCAAGGACATGCAATGAGAAGGTTGGGATGAAGCTTTTTGGTGTAAGGATTTTGagaaaagaggatgaaattctgaagAAGAGCTTGAGTATGGATAATTTGAGGACATGCACGGTTGATCAGGGCTCCTCTGATCCTGGGTATCTATCAGATGGACCTGTTCATACAAGAAGAACCACCAGCACACATGAAAGGAAAAGGG GGGTGCCATGGACAGAAGAAGAACACCGAACTTTCCTAGCGGGATTAGAGAAACTTGGGAAAGGTGACTGGAGAGGAATTTCAAAGAACTTTGTGACCACCAGAACACCAACCCAAGTTGCCAGCCATGCTCAGAAATATTTTCTCAGGCAGGCTTTATCCAATAAGAAGAAGCGTCGATCAAGCCTTTTCGATGTGGCCATTCAAAACGTA GGGCCAGCTTCACAAACTGCACATGCTTCGCCCCTTGCAAGAACCAATGAAGCCTCAGAGCAG ATGCTTCAGGCAGGTGTGTCAGCTCAAATTACAGCCAAAGTAGCTGGTCTAGGATTGGAATCTCCACCAATCAGCCCCATATCCGCAACTTCTGGTGCTCCCAATCTCAACAGGATCCCATATACG GCGCGATTTGACGGCATGAGACTGAACTATCCACCAGTTAAAATCTTTCCAACAGTATCTTACATCCCAGTGATGAATTATCCCAACCAAGGCTACACATACCGACCTAAAGTACACAACAACCTCGCTCCATGTGCACTCATTCCATCACAGTTGCCCGTCAATCCATTACCTCAACTCCCACAATGTGTATCTCAGACAGATCCTGGGGCTTCAACAGCAGTGAACACTGATCTAGGTTTGAGTGTCACACCAACTCAACCGCCTGACCGAGACAAGTTGTCGTCTCAGCCATCCAATTTCGGTGGGGCTATTAGTGTTGTCTGA